CTGTCATCTTGGTGTGTGTCCCGCAGGCACATCCATATTTCTCTCAGGTAAGGGCAGCTGAAAGTAGCAGAATGAGGACACAGTAACTTGATCACATATGGATCCATAAACTTGAGTTAATATATTTGGGATTTGTTTTATGATACCCTAACACGCACCTTCGTTACCGTCTGTTTATTACAGAGATTAGTTTTCCTGTGGAGTGTATTGACATTATGTTGCAGTTGAGGAATAATGTTATTGCCAgttattgaaaattgaaattgtcttGAAAGTTGTGATTATATataagcttgaaggtgtgtgtgtttttttagttttttagtaCATTTTGCGTATATAGGCATTAACTTTCGTTTCGACACtggggatttttttttatttgttaaaaattatggGATTtgacatgataaatattttaattccatGTTTGATTTGATGAAGGATTAGGTACCACAAGAATCAAGTAAATAAGGACATGAcaatctcttattttttatactaaaaaaatcatgGAATAATTTTGTCTTGGGTATAAACTATTAAAAAgacatttttatttctatctctttaattgtcaaaaaaaaaattaattaaccaaaattatttaaaaaagaaaacattggatttttttattattttcataaacatattaaatttgatataaattgtattaaaataattaatattagataGTTTAgtaaatttcttattattttattttttttccattatttatcaaatgtataggataaaaaattattttgtaaatcataatttttaacaaatcaatCGAATCTTAGGATTCACATTGGAAGTGTTTTGGAAAGTAAGAATGAGGGTTTAAATGGCTAATCAAACATTACACACTAAGTGTATGTTTGGTTCAGTTTGAAGGtgcaaaaatatgataaaaaactaaaattgaaacaTCTTGTTTGTTTCCAGTCCAGTCTGATTTTAAATTGAGTTGTGTTACAATTTTGGCTTCTATCAGTTTGAAGGGAGAGTTTCCTTTTACAATTAAAGTttgcaaaatgaatttcatCAAAACTTTAAATCCAAACACAACCTAACTAACTTGGGTTGTTTGATTTGAAAAACTGTtctctatttttacttttaattataaagttacattaattatattttaaggttaactatgtttttatttatgtaaaataaaatgattggcTTTTGATCGTAGTTCCTGTAAAAATAGTTctatttttcatccttaaaaaGTTGAAATCATTGTTGTCTCGTATTATGTGACAACTGTACAAAAAGTTAAGTGATCTTCTTAGGCGGCATCCACTACTGTATATGGTAAAAAATACACAGGCGATGGGGGTTTAGTTGCAAGAAAACGATTAGAGATCTCTTAGGTGTTTACTCGAGAGTATGAGAATGAATCGTGGCAAGTGTTTCCCACCAGTTACAtactatatataaagaaaaatcctGGATTTTATACATTATCGTCATATATCGCCAAGCAAGGTGCAAATACTACAAAATTGCTAACTTGATAAAAATGTCTAACAGCGTGTTTAGTCTTGTACCTACATCAAACCACTCTTCCACGTCAAAAGACGGAGATAACACAAGCAACAAAATATTGCTCGAGTGGACGCGGATCAATGACAATACACGTTGAACCAAACTCACTTTGACTTTGACACCTCTGTTTGAGACTCCCACACTTTCTAGATCTACTGTATTTACAAAACCGGAATCTTACGAAAAAGGCCAATTAGGCAATTACAAGTCGAGAATTGTTTGGACTGTTGTTAGCTTTTAGAAATCAAGAATCAATAGTAATGTTTTACGGGAACAAATTCGCAGTCATTAGTCATTACTCGTTAGGGATAGATCATAAGATCAAATCCACTCTGGCAGAACGGAAAGACCCACATACTAAAGTATTCTTGAGTTCAGGACACCAAAAATTCCATTTTGGTTCCAGACTCTGAGACGAAATTATTGATAGTAAAACATTTCCTCTGATAAGACTAGAATTTAAGTTTCTGTAACACTTTAATATTAACACGAACCATCATTAAACAGTTACACCTTGACAAGCATCACACAGTTTCTTGTCCTGTCATCAAGggaaatcataataaaatagtCTTCCTCTCCTTGTCCCTCCTAAATTCCCAAGGCACAAACAcagaaaaacacattttatataGATAGAAAATGGGGAAGATCTCTGTCAATAGGTTTAAGGAAGAGGCCATGATGATATAAAGTTTTTCTCCATTTGCACTCTCCAATATGTTCACTTTTTGAGATGAGGAAAACAAGCATAAACATCAGATTTAGGGTGTTTGGCTTCAGCATGCTCCCTACACTTCACTTCCGATGTGGTGCACATAAATGTTTGCATGCACACCTTGCACtgcaatcatcaatcacaacaTTATTGATGTTCAGTAAAGAGTTCCAATGCTGCTGCAATCACTACAGCAACATGTATATTTCAATAATATTACTAGAGAATATAAGTGAACAGATCCCATGCATGTCTAAATAGAGTATATATGACATTGAcaaaccaaattaaaaacagaagtcAGCATCAGACAGCTTAGATCATGCAGTGCAAGGTAAAACAAGGAGATTGCATCTTCCCCAGCCCAAAAATAACCCATGGCTTTGATGCAAACAGAAAGTATGACTCTTAGTCTTTTCTTTGctgcattttccttttttgttccaattagttttaatattctgaGATATTTTAagttcagaaaaaaaattatgtaattgaAGTGgtgatatatttaataattggcGATTACTAGGTCTTGTATGCAACCTGAATCCCATTTTGACTGATGTCTGGCACATTATAATAACACTATACCACCTTTTCCATGAACAGGGAACATAAATTCAAAAGATATTccagaaatgaagaaaaatagaaaaatgaaacaGCCCTAGTCCCAAAGGATGAATAGAAAACACTACACAGAGAATTATTTTAGCCGTAACAGAAATGCTGCCTTTATTGGCAAATCTATACAGCAATCTCCACCCAAAATAATGGAATAAACAATCAATTTGGTCCCTAAGTATTACTCTCTCCCCTATGTAGTCGCCTCCCAAGTCCCAAGTATTGAACATCCATCAGTTTTAGTCCCTAAGTTGATATATTTTCctaattaacatgaattttAATACTTGAGAGATTACTaataaactttattattttacttcagGACCATTTAGTAGAGAGGGTAATAGATCAAGGACGAAATTGATCGTTTATTTGCAATATTAATCATCGAAATTCATTATTCTATACAAGAAACCGTGTGAGAAATTCAACTTATGCggagaaaaataaaacgagTTGAAAAGGAAAGAGCTGCTGTGAGATTACAAGCACCATATTACCTGGATCGACATTGCTTTCTTGTTTGAATCCAGCTGGCTTCCTGCGCATATCAAACAAAATACTAAAATCATGAACCAAGCCAGATCTAACACATACCGTCTCGATTTtcagattatttatttatttatttgtttttgggcACGAAAAATCGAAGGCGTCAAAGTCTGGATTGGAACCCTAGTCAATTGAACAACGATGAATGGAAAATTACCCTTTGAGGCGGCCTTCTGCTTCTCGATGTTCTTCTCGCGAGCCATCTTTGCCTTTTGCCCATTGCCTCCTCCCATGTCTGATGCCGCAGGATGAAACCCTCGTGACCCTAATTCTCTTTTCTCAAGTCACGGAAGCAAGAGCCGAAGGAAACGCGCGAATGCGAATATATGGCTCAATAGTCAAGGCCCGAGGAACGGGAATATTTGGTCGCACCAAGcactttcctttcttctttttttctttttaagggGCTGTGGtaaatttgtctttttaatGTCTTTTCTCAACCAATTTCCTATGAATTTTGGATTTTTCTATCCTTTGCAACTTTGCACATGTTAAAGGTCATTAGATATTTACTTTGCATATGTTTAGGATCATTGAAtattcattttcaatcaattcttcattaattaattaattaattgtgattctttgagaaaaacaattttatctctcttctttattttataaaatcacatTTGCTCTCTTCccaccaaaataataattatgattttcgTTTGTATATATGAGTAATTAGAAATTGTATATGCTTATTAAGTTACAATTAGCATACACTTGTTTCTAGTTCCTTTTTATGACtgaagcaaaaacaaaattatataataatagtttctaactattttagagaataaattcataaaatatataaaaacataaatcatttttttaaggaattaaggctaatattcataaaatatttatttcatataatgcagaaagaaaaaaatgaataaaaacacaaaacgtaacaaaagaaaatttgggtGAACAATATGAATTTTTCTTGCATGAACAACATcatcaattatttataataaaaaaaacaaatttcgttatttatttattttatgaatttataatctaaaatatttataaagtataagattaattattattttggtgggaagagaaaaaatatgtttaagtgatttcataaaataaatgagagaaaattatttttctataatatgGATATTTAATGGCATTTAACCTGTGCAAATTTGCAGAAAAATCTATGAATTTTTCGTTCTTATTTCTTCACAAGGTAGTCATGTTAATTATGCAAAAGAAAAGTTTTGTTATTCGAAATAATTTTAATGcaaaactcattttgctacaaACTTCCGTTTATAACAGTTACTCAAACATACATTCAATCATTTACCAATTGGGCTGGACTTTGCTGGTAGGGTTGAAAATTATACAACTCAAAAACAGGAAACTGGTAGATAGAAATAGAATCTCTTTCCCTTGGGATTTATTTAGTtggtaattacaaaattgttttgaaattatCTTTCTACATATTCCCTTCAAAGTTCCTCACCCGGGGTTATTCGGGGTGGTGGAGGAGTCATTTTCCAACACCGACATGTGTATCAAACATTTACATGTGGTTACACCTAAGTATGATATGCAAATGAGAATATACCTTGCTCTTCTATGCTAAATCCACTTTCTTCCTATTGGTAACGTTATCATCAGAAAATAGTCCCAGACTTTGGTCCTCCCACTCACACACAAATTACAAACTCATAAATTCTTTAATTCCCTCTCCATCACCAAGCCATGGAGCTCCTATGGGAGCTTGCCTTCACCATAGCTCTTTCTCTTTTGCTTCCATTGGTTTTCCTCAAACTCCTCTCTGTGACCCCAAACTTGGAAGCAAATGAGAAAGTGGCTCTTCTTGGGCGTGATCATGATCATGGAATTAAATCTGATTCCAAGAGTTGGGAAACGGATAAAGTTGTTCGAATTGGTGGGAAAATTGATGAATTCAGAGACAAGCCGATAGTGGGAAAATTAATAGTCCCAGAAATTGTGGATGTGAGTTGTGGATCGCCCAAGATACACAATTCAGAGAAGATTGATGAGTACAGTGTTTACGACGAAATTGAACTCGTGGATTTGGCGGAGGATCCTGTTGTGGATGAGGGTAATGATGGGGTTGTTAATATTGACGAAGTTGAGGTAGAATTGATGGAGTGTGATTCTAGAGAGAACAAAGTTGAAGAGGTTGAGATCTCGCAGTGCGAAAGAAATTATAATGAGATTGATGAATCTAGTATGAACGAGGAAATTGGTGAAAACAAGGGCTCGGTGGTGGATGAGGATGATTGGGAAGGAATAGAAAGCACTGAATTAGAGAGGCGTTTTGGTGCTGCAGTTGTATTTGTCGGTTCCAAGAGCAATGCTAATCTTAGCAATGATGTGAAGATGAAGCTTCATGGTTATCACCGAATTGCTACTCAGGGTCCTTGCCATGAACCTCAGCCAATGGCTCTGAAGTTCTCTGCTCGAGCAAAGTGGTAGTTGATTGATGATTACCCTGCTTATTTATCtcctaatatttaaaaaataaaaattagaaccTTTTTTCCCTCTAGCTCTAGTATTGGTTTGAGTTGCTTAGATTTCTTCATTAGATTCTTTTATGTAGTTAACAAAATTGTTTTTTGTGTAAGGATTGCACGGCGACAACTTGGGATTATGAGTCCAGAGGAGGCCATGGAACAATTTATCAGCCTTCTATCAGAAAGCATTCCTGATTGGATTGAAGAAAATCCTTATGTAAGTAGATATGGTTAGTAATACTATTTTGTTACTCGATCACCCTTTTCTAAATAAAGATGagatacatattttatttggtCTTTCTTGGTCCGTTGGACTTGGCGTGATTAACCAGAGaagttttatcctttttttctcAATTGTCCTGTCTATACTGGAAGGAAGCCCATGCCTTCCCTGATTCCCAATTTACCCCACAGTTTTTGGTGGAGGGgtgatttatttctttattaaatCTATTAGATAAAGCCTTGAAGCTTTATATGAATTGTTTGTATTACTGAGCCTACCATggttgaatttttatatttccttttattaCAGGATAATGCTAAACCGGCTTCTGCAACTAACCTTGTGATTTGAAGGCATAGCTACTATGACAAAGAAGCTGAACATTATAAGGTATAACCTTATAAGATTTTGTGTCAAGTGTGCATGTGTAAAAGTAAAACTGCGCTGCAGGGAAGATTAATTATAgaaggattttttatttttgcaaaatcTTTGACTCACATAACTATAAGTAAGCGCCAAACAGAGAACCGCGACCATAATTCGCTTGCAGCATAAATTATTTGAACCTTGCCGATAAATTGATTGCGTGTTAGTTGGAAGTAGGATTAGATTATACGTCATATTCATCTGTCTTTTTCCACAATTTCGTCTACatgaactaaataactaaagtagAGGAGTCTGATGCGTCAAGGTAAAATTaacttcaatattttttggaaCGAAGAATTAAATTGGATATGACAAATAGTAAATGCAAAATGTTAACAGGAGAACTCTCACTGAAATTTCCACGAGGAGATCTCTTACTCTTAAGTGGATACTGGATAGTTATTGTCCAATGCCCACGATCTAGTGCAGAACAAAACTAGTAAAGcttgtaatttttctcttaaGAGCAATCATAGTAGACACTTTCACTCTAAAcatcttattaatatttttttctatttctctttctAAAACATATCATACATTTATTCTTATCATTAGTCCATTACCATTCTCACTTCTGTCTCTTTCTCTCACTAATTTTCATCTAAACTCTAAAGTttaagtgaagatgtccagtgtccactaatcatttttaaattatcaatacAAAATGCTAGCAATTACATTTCCTAGGTGGAGAGTTGTTCTCCATTATTCAATAAGAAGTTAGTGCTAGATGTACATTTTTCCATGGACTCGAAAACTACAATACGGATTACGTGCCTTCCGCTGAAACGTTCTGGGTGTAAACAAATGTCAAGTTCCGTTGTAAACAAATGTCAAGTTCATTAATGGTTGGTTAAAGTAAAGTATAACTACAATAAACTTCTCCATGGTGGCTTATATACCATTTGGTATTTCAAtgatgtttatttaaatttaatgtcttGTTTTAACCTATTACGACTAAAAAGTTTAAggaatatttaaaacaaaaaagatttaaaaggttcaataactataaatttcatcaatttttaaaaagtattgtaAGAAATACGTTAAAatttcaaagaagaaaaaaaagtattagaCAAGAagattttaagaatttaattaaaatacacttAGAGAATCTCCGATGCTAGTTGTTTAGTGGATCACTTATTTAAAATACACTTAGTTGATTTAAAGACCATTTAAAGATCATTTAAGggtaatttaaaagttacttaaaattatattattgaaacaaaatatatatgagtTGCTTAATTATGATGTCATCTTAGGAATCAATTTACGTAAGATAAAAGAACTCAAAATAGATTGCTTAGGGTCCGTTTGGAATGATTGTTTTTGGTTTTAGGATttcaaatacaatttaaaaaaaatgtttagcaaaatagaaattgaaatggtctttaaatcattttcaaaatatttttacactcattttcaaaatcaagaaaaaaaagttttttgaatttattttttcatttaaaaaacacatttttcacatttgacatgatattttttgttgCCACCACCATTGCCATCATCACGACAACCACCCCTGCAACATCTCTAATTTTCGACTTCTCGGTGGCTTTCACCCTACGTTATTTTGCGCGATGACACTTTACTCAGTATTTTTGTTACTCAGATCCCTTCGTATGTAACTCTGTTTAAGACCTCAACAATCAGTTATGTATGCTTTCAGGATCAATGATTAACCCCATAGACCAAAACGAGCTTTTTCAGCGTGTTTCGTCCTCACTCACACACTTCTCAGAAAACCTTTCAAAATATCACTCATCTTATAACTActtcaaaccaaacatgtagatagtaataattaattcttttaagtcaTCTTCAACTCACCTTGTCTCTAGATCCATCCCATTGTCACCACCACAACTACCACTaccattatcattatcatcaccatCATCGTCTTTAGCATCTCTACCAACATTATTACTACCACCACCTCTATCAACAATATCACTTCCGTCACCATCACTAATACCACCTCCAtaaccatcaccaccaccaccaccaccattggTTGCCACCATCAATGCCACTACCACCACCACATTATCATTGCCACCATTATTTGCATTACCACCTCCACCATTGTTGTTACCACCACAACCATCGCTGATATCTTTATAACCATCGTCGTTATTGATCACCACTATAATCATTGTTGTCATTATCACACAAAATCacacttaaattaattttaatatgatacgagacttttaaaatgagttttattcaaactaattatattttaaaaactaattattttttaaaaattaaaactggttgtattataaaaaaaattatattcccatgtaatgttttttttatcatatataataaaatttttaatttttgtaacaattactttaaaagttatatataagataagtttttgtttgATGGAGGATAtaaaatttttttcactaaaatatatGAAAGTTGAACTCATATtataatgaaattgaaaaaaattaaaatatttcaataatttgatatataaatcttttaaaactaagaagaattttaaaatttatgtatcAAAAAGCTAAGTTAAagacttaattaaaattattaaaaaaatcaattaaagctATACTTTCTCTCCCCaccacccccccccccacaaaaaaaaaaaatcatatattaagcTACAACATAAACAAAATGTAATCAAGCATTccagttcttataatttatagtaGTTTGTCACAGCTATTGCAATTTGAGGAAACAGATTTCAGCAGGCAACGGACCTCGATttatttctccttttttctCTCCATCAGCAATTCAGCATCAGCA
The nucleotide sequence above comes from Glycine soja cultivar W05 chromosome 11, ASM419377v2, whole genome shotgun sequence. Encoded proteins:
- the LOC114373545 gene encoding uncharacterized protein At2g23090-like, translating into MGGGNGQKAKMAREKNIEKQKAASKGSQLDSNKKAMSIQCKVCMQTFMCTTSEVKCREHAEAKHPKSDVYACFPHLKK
- the LOC114374430 gene encoding acyl-CoA-binding domain-containing protein 3-like codes for the protein MELLWELAFTIALSLLLPLVFLKLLSVTPNLEANEKVALLGRDHDHGIKSDSKSWETDKVVRIGGKIDEFRDKPIVGKLIVPEIVDVSCGSPKIHNSEKIDEYSVYDEIELVDLAEDPVVDEGNDGVVNIDEVEVELMECDSRENKVEEVEISQCERNYNEIDESSMNEEIGENKGSVVDEDDWEGIESTELERRFGAAVVFVGSKSNANLSNDVKMKLHGYHRIATQGPCHEPQPMALKFSARAKWIARRQLGIMSPEEAMEQFISLLSESIPDWIEENPYDNAKPASATNLVI